A stretch of DNA from Synechococcus sp. JA-3-3Ab:
CCTCGCTGGCAGGCAAATAGCCAGCCAAAATGCGCATAGAAGTGGTTTTGCCGGCGCCGTTGGGCCCCAGAAACCCCATGATCTCGCCGGCGTTGACCTGGAAAGAGATGTCGCGGATGGCTGTAAAGCTGCCGTAGGTTTTGCTCAGATGTTCCACTTCGATGGCAGCCTTGGTTGCAGGAGCAGTGGATAAACCTGTCATCGGCGGCTCCTAACCTAGAGGGTCAGCGGGAGTTGGCCAACAGCCCAAGTCCGGAGATGGGAAAGCGCGCAGCCCTTCTCTTGTGAAATAGGCGGAGGTTGAGAGCAACAGAGGCAGCAGCGCCGAGGCCATCAGCAAACTTAGCACAGCAGCGGCAGGGATCCGCAAACACAGCCAGCTCCTTCCCCCCTTTGGTGGGGACTCAAGGTACCAAGGATCCCCACTCCTCCAGCCCCAAGACCCGGCTCTCCCCTGGGCGGGCCGGCACCACCTCGCCAATGGGAAAGGCTTCGGGGAGCAGGGATCTCAGCCGATTTTCCGCCTCAGGAGGGATCACCAGCACATAGCCTACCCCCAGGTTGAAGGTGTTGAACATCTCCAAGGTCTCCACTTGGCCTTGCTCCTGCAGCCAGAGAAACTCCGGTGGGATGGGCCAACTGTGGGGCTCTAGCCGCGCCGCCTGCTCCGGAGCCAAACAGCGGGGCAAGTTTTCTGGGATGCCGCCGCCGGTGATGTGGGCCATGCCGTGGAGGGGGATCCCTGCTGCCTGCAGCCGCTGCACTGCCTGGACATAGATGCGGGTGGGAGTGAGAAAGACCTCCGCCAAAGGCCGATCCCAGCCAGGGGGTTGGTGATCCCAAGGCCAGCCCCGCTCGGCCACAATGCGCCGCACCAGGCTAAAGCCGTTGCTGTGCAACCCGCTGCTGGGCAAGGCCCACAACCGATCCCCAAGCTGCACCCGCGAGCTGTCGAGAACGTCTGCCCTCTCGACGATCCCGACGCAAAAACCCGCCAGGTCGTACTTGCCGGGCGGGTAAAACCCCGGCATCTCTGCCGTCTCCCCCCCCAGGAGTTGGCAGCCGGCCTCCTGGCAGCCCTCCAAGATGCCGTCGATCACCTGCCAAAGCGCTTCCGGCTCCAGCTTGCCGGTGGCAATGTAGTCCAGGAA
This window harbors:
- the purM gene encoding phosphoribosylformylglycinamidine cyclo-ligase gives rise to the protein MDYRSAGVDIELGRAFVKGIRERVEGSQAQSSGSSGTLGGIGGFAGLLELPAGYRAPVLVAGTDGVGTKLEIAQQWGQHRGVGIDLVAMCVNDVLTVGARPLFFLDYIATGKLEPEALWQVIDGILEGCQEAGCQLLGGETAEMPGFYPPGKYDLAGFCVGIVERADVLDSSRVQLGDRLWALPSSGLHSNGFSLVRRIVAERGWPWDHQPPGWDRPLAEVFLTPTRIYVQAVQRLQAAGIPLHGMAHITGGGIPENLPRCLAPEQAARLEPHSWPIPPEFLWLQEQGQVETLEMFNTFNLGVGYVLVIPPEAENRLRSLLPEAFPIGEVVPARPGESRVLGLEEWGSLVP